The Candidatus Eisenbacteria bacterium genome has a segment encoding these proteins:
- a CDS encoding thiamine-monophosphate kinase encodes MRLRRTVRGEFDLIDRLVSRLPAGDGVTVGPGDDAAVLRPSPDRELVATTDTFVEGVHWDAAWMDAEAMGARLAAANLSDLAAMAATPRWALVSLGVGASPVPETLEATQRGLARALAKHGAAIVGGNVTRTRGAAWWSVTLLGEVAKGAAWTRFGARPGDLLAVTGRPGRAGAA; translated from the coding sequence ATGAGGCTCAGGCGGACGGTGCGAGGCGAGTTCGATCTCATCGATCGGCTCGTCTCGCGACTTCCGGCCGGTGACGGAGTCACGGTCGGCCCCGGCGACGACGCGGCGGTGCTGCGCCCGTCGCCGGACCGCGAGCTGGTCGCGACCACCGACACGTTCGTCGAAGGCGTGCACTGGGATGCGGCGTGGATGGATGCCGAGGCGATGGGCGCACGCCTCGCGGCCGCGAATCTGAGCGACCTCGCCGCGATGGCGGCGACGCCGCGCTGGGCGCTGGTGAGCCTCGGTGTCGGAGCGAGCCCGGTTCCCGAAACGCTCGAAGCCACGCAGCGCGGACTCGCGCGAGCGCTCGCGAAGCACGGGGCCGCGATCGTCGGTGGCAACGTGACGCGGACGCGCGGTGCCGCGTGGTGGAGCGTGACGCTGCTCGGCGAAGTCGCGAAGGGCGCGGCGTGGACGCGCTTCGGTGCGCGGCCCGGCGACCTGCTCGCGGTGACCGGCCGCCCGGGGCGCGCGGGGGCCGC
- a CDS encoding insulinase family protein, with amino-acid sequence MSRLEPSWSDRARAGFLAVAWVALGACVALAPGEAVAAEFQLPAYTRTQLKNGLTVYVMPTKRLPLVDLKLMVRAGSVNDPVGKEGLANLTGNMLTQGAGARTAKQLAADIEFVGGDLGVATEAERLVISCEVLRKDLDTGLAIFHDVVVAPTFPEADFSRVKEEQVGALVNGRDDPGTVADQALFPFLLGDTRLAHPPEGWEASVKSITRDDVLRFHDRHARPNQSVLAVVGDVDIATLVPRLEKLFADWKPGGEPAAERYDASVGLKGRQVRVIEKPEVTQTQIRLACMGVPRSHPDYYAIRIANTILGAGFTSRLVNEIRVVQGLTYSIRSRQNMWRNSGSFVVTTFTRNQTLRKCIDATIAEIKKLRDEGPTVAELDKSKRFLTGQFPLGLQAPDDLADNLLTIDFYGIDPRFVETFSARVNEVTMEDVRRVLKTNFCVEDLRILVVTDPKLAQKELAGLGTIEVKPIP; translated from the coding sequence GTGAGCCGCCTCGAACCATCGTGGAGTGACCGCGCGCGCGCGGGATTTCTCGCCGTCGCGTGGGTCGCACTCGGTGCCTGCGTCGCGCTCGCTCCGGGCGAGGCGGTCGCGGCCGAGTTCCAGCTCCCGGCCTACACCAGGACGCAACTCAAGAACGGCCTCACCGTTTATGTGATGCCCACCAAGCGACTGCCGCTCGTCGACCTGAAGCTCATGGTGCGCGCCGGCTCGGTCAACGATCCGGTCGGCAAGGAAGGGCTCGCGAATCTGACCGGCAACATGCTCACGCAAGGCGCGGGCGCTCGCACCGCGAAGCAGCTCGCCGCCGACATCGAGTTCGTAGGCGGCGATCTCGGCGTGGCCACCGAAGCCGAGCGGCTGGTGATCTCGTGCGAGGTGCTGCGCAAGGACCTCGACACCGGACTCGCGATCTTCCACGACGTGGTCGTGGCGCCGACGTTTCCCGAAGCCGATTTCTCGCGCGTCAAGGAAGAGCAGGTCGGCGCGCTGGTGAACGGACGCGACGACCCCGGCACGGTCGCGGACCAGGCGCTGTTCCCGTTCCTGCTCGGCGACACGCGTCTGGCGCATCCGCCCGAAGGCTGGGAGGCGAGCGTCAAGTCCATCACCCGTGACGACGTGCTGCGCTTCCACGATCGCCACGCCCGCCCGAATCAGTCGGTGCTCGCGGTGGTGGGGGACGTCGACATCGCCACGCTGGTGCCGCGGCTGGAGAAGCTGTTCGCCGACTGGAAGCCGGGCGGCGAGCCGGCCGCGGAGCGGTACGACGCGAGCGTCGGCTTGAAGGGCCGGCAGGTGCGTGTGATCGAGAAACCCGAGGTCACGCAGACCCAGATCCGGCTCGCCTGCATGGGCGTGCCGCGCAGTCATCCGGACTACTACGCGATCCGGATCGCGAACACGATCCTGGGTGCCGGCTTCACCTCGCGACTCGTGAACGAGATCCGCGTGGTGCAGGGGCTCACCTACAGCATCCGCAGTCGCCAGAACATGTGGCGCAACTCGGGTTCGTTCGTTGTCACCACGTTCACGCGCAACCAGACGCTTCGAAAGTGCATCGACGCCACCATCGCGGAGATCAAGAAGCTGCGCGACGAGGGTCCGACGGTGGCGGAGCTCGACAAGTCGAAACGCTTTTTGACCGGGCAGTTCCCGCTCGGACTCCAGGCGCCCGACGATCTTGCGGACAATCTGCTGACCATCGACTTCTACGGCATCGATCCCCGGTTCGTCGAGACGTTCAGCGCCCGGGTGAACGAAGTCACCATGGAAGACGTGCGGCGGGTGCTCAAGACCAACTTCTGCGTCGAGGACCTGCGCATCCTGGTGGTGACCGATCCCAAGCTCGCACAGAAGGAGCTGGCGGGGCTCGGCACGATCGAGGTGAAGCCGATTCCGTAG
- a CDS encoding insulinase family protein gives MRLSIPLALALVALAANAAVPLAAPRPKQPAPPPRAVTAPTSAITAATFPIAKHQLANGLTILTHEDHSVPTVTFWQWFKVGSRNEQPGITGISHFFEHMMFNGSKNVAPKEYDRILESNGGYSNAFTSNDQTAYYEDIASDRVGVLFELDSDRMASLSLLPDQLKSEIEVVKEERRLRTDNSIPGMLDEQLYATAFVAGPYGWPVIGWMKDLERITREDCVEYFRTYYAPNNCILVVAGHFDTKTVLAQIEKAFGSIPAQKPPAEPFDSEPEQRGERRVNVLYPAEAESFQIGYKAPGVRGDDVWVLDVISTILSRGESSRLHEALVVDQQIALDASSYFGTRLNPGLFEFAVEMRPGKTAADGERALQAVLDKFVKDGPTDRELQKAKNILEARFVKGLKTNNGVGEAIAFAEHVLGDYKRMYETPERYRRVTAADVKRVAKEVFVSTRRTVAVLVPESREGAGGTP, from the coding sequence ATGCGTCTCTCGATTCCGCTGGCGCTCGCGCTCGTTGCACTGGCCGCGAACGCGGCCGTGCCGCTCGCCGCCCCCAGGCCGAAGCAACCGGCGCCGCCGCCGCGTGCCGTGACGGCGCCGACCTCGGCGATCACCGCCGCGACGTTTCCGATCGCAAAGCACCAGCTCGCGAACGGGCTCACGATCCTGACCCACGAAGATCACAGCGTGCCGACCGTCACGTTCTGGCAGTGGTTCAAGGTCGGCTCGCGCAACGAACAGCCGGGCATCACGGGGATCTCTCACTTCTTCGAGCACATGATGTTCAACGGCTCGAAGAACGTGGCGCCCAAGGAATACGATCGCATCCTCGAGTCGAACGGCGGTTATTCGAACGCGTTCACCTCGAACGACCAGACCGCCTACTACGAGGACATCGCCTCGGATCGCGTCGGCGTGCTGTTCGAGCTCGACTCGGATCGCATGGCGTCCCTGTCGCTGCTGCCGGATCAGTTGAAGAGTGAGATCGAGGTGGTCAAAGAGGAGCGCCGCCTGCGCACCGACAACTCGATCCCCGGAATGCTCGACGAGCAGCTCTACGCCACCGCGTTCGTCGCCGGCCCCTACGGTTGGCCGGTGATCGGATGGATGAAAGACCTCGAGCGCATCACGCGCGAGGACTGCGTCGAGTACTTCCGCACCTACTACGCGCCGAACAACTGCATTCTGGTCGTCGCGGGTCACTTCGACACCAAGACCGTGCTGGCGCAGATCGAGAAGGCGTTCGGCTCGATCCCTGCGCAGAAGCCGCCGGCGGAGCCGTTCGACTCGGAACCCGAGCAGCGCGGCGAGCGGCGCGTGAACGTGCTCTACCCGGCCGAGGCCGAGAGCTTCCAGATCGGGTACAAGGCGCCGGGCGTCCGGGGCGACGACGTGTGGGTGCTCGACGTGATCAGCACCATCCTGTCGCGCGGCGAGTCGTCACGGCTGCACGAAGCACTGGTCGTCGATCAGCAGATCGCGCTCGACGCCTCGTCGTACTTCGGCACGCGGCTCAACCCCGGGCTGTTCGAGTTCGCGGTCGAAATGCGGCCGGGCAAGACGGCGGCCGACGGTGAACGCGCGCTGCAGGCGGTGCTCGACAAGTTCGTCAAAGACGGGCCAACCGATCGCGAACTGCAGAAGGCCAAGAACATCCTGGAGGCGCGCTTCGTGAAGGGACTCAAGACCAACAATGGAGTCGGCGAGGCGATCGCCTTCGCCGAGCACGTGCTCGGCGACTACAAGCGCATGTACGAAACGCCGGAGCGCTATCGCCGCGTCACCGCAGCCGACGTGAAGCGGGTCGCGAAGGAGGTGTTCGTCTCCACGCGCCGCACGGTCGCGGTGCTGGTGCCGGAATCGCGCGAGGGCGCGGGAGGTACGCCGTGA